In Amycolatopsis coloradensis, one genomic interval encodes:
- a CDS encoding DUF2630 family protein, which yields MADGDILSRIDELVIEEHELRSRAIGTGLSSDDRSRLASVEQQLDQCWDLLRQRRARVEFDEDPDQASARPISEVESYRQ from the coding sequence ATGGCCGACGGGGACATCCTCAGCCGGATCGACGAGCTGGTCATCGAGGAGCACGAGCTCCGTTCGCGGGCGATCGGCACCGGGCTGAGCTCGGACGACCGGTCCAGGCTCGCGAGTGTGGAACAGCAGCTGGACCAGTGCTGGGACCTGCTGCGGCAGCGGCGGGCGCGCGTGGAGTTCGACGAGGATCCGGACCAGGCTTCGGCGCGGCCGATCTCCGAGGTGGAGTCTTACCGGCAGTAG
- the trxA gene encoding thioredoxin, giving the protein MSTVELTAANFDQVVSENDFVIIDFWAGWCMPCRQFAPTYEKVSENHDDIVFASVDTEAEQQLAAAFDVRSIPTLAVIRDKTVIYAQPGALPEKTLEDLIQQARDIDMDKLKEEAQEA; this is encoded by the coding sequence ATGAGCACTGTGGAGCTGACCGCCGCCAACTTCGACCAGGTCGTTTCCGAGAACGACTTCGTCATCATCGACTTCTGGGCGGGCTGGTGCATGCCGTGCCGTCAGTTCGCGCCGACCTACGAGAAGGTGTCGGAGAACCACGACGACATCGTGTTCGCGAGCGTCGACACCGAGGCCGAGCAGCAGCTGGCCGCGGCCTTCGACGTGCGTTCGATCCCCACCCTCGCGGTGATCCGCGACAAGACGGTCATCTACGCGCAGCCGGGCGCCCTCCCGGAGAAGACGCTGGAAGACCTCATCCAGCAGGCGCGCGACATCGACATGGACAAGCTCAAGGAAGAGGCCCAGGAGGCCTGA